GCGGCAATGTCGACACGCGGCTCGGCAAGCTGGCGGCGGGCGAGGTGGACGCGACGCTGCTCGCCGCCGCCGGGCTGGAGCGGCTGGGGCGTCACGATACCGGGGTGGCGATCCCGCTGGACGTGATGTTGCCCGCGCCGGCGCAGGGTGCGGTCGGCGTCGAGACGCTGGTGGACGGCATGGCGCGCGCGCAGGTGGCGGCGATCGATCATGCGCCGACGCACCGCGCGATCGCGGCCGAGCGCGCGCTGCTTGCCGGGTTGCGCGCCGACTGCCACTCGCCGGTCGCCGCGCTGGCGGTGGTCGAGGATGACGCGCTGCTGCTGCGCGCGCAATTGTTGACGGCGGGCGGCGAGGAGGCGGTGGACGGCGCGGCGCGCGGTGCCGATCCGGTCGCGCTGGGCGCGCGGCTGGCCGAGGAGCTGCTGGCGCGCGCCTCGCCGGCGATCCGCTCGCTGTTCGGGTGACATCGCGGCGCGCGCTGGTGCTGCGGCCGGCGCCGGGCAATGCGCGCACCTGCGCGGCATTGGCGGCGGCCGGGGTCGAGGCGGTCGCGCTGCCGCTGTTCGCGGTCGCGCCGGTCGCCTGGACGCCGCCCGATCCCGGTCGCTACGATGCGCTGCTGCTGACCAGCGCGCAGGCGGTGCGCCATGCCGGAGCCGGAATCGCGGGATTGGCAGGGTTGCCGGTGGTCGCCGTCGGTGCGGCGACCGCGGCGGCGGCGCGCGCGGCGGGATTAACGGTGGCACTGGTCGGCACGGCCGATGCCGCCGCGATCGTCGCGCAGGCGGCGGCCTTCCCGCGCCTGCTGCATCTCGCCGGGCGTGACCGGGTCGCGCAACCCGGCGTCGATACGCTGACCGTCTATGCCAGCGAGGCGCTGCCGGTCGATGCAACGGCGATTGCGGCAGCGGTGGACGCGGTGGTGCTGCTCCATTCAGTGCGTGCGGCGACGCGATTCGGCGCGTTGACGGTGGAATTGTCGCGGACGCGCGTGCGAATCGCCGCGCTCAGCGCCGCGATTGCGGCGGCGGCAGGCGCCGGATGGGCATGCGTCGCGGTCGCGCCGCAGCCCGGCGACGCCGCGTTGGTGCAGACGGCGGTGCGGCTCGCGATTGACCACTGACGCGGGCGCGGAGATAAGCGGCGGATGAGCGAACCCAACGCTATGCCGCGCAGCCAGACGCGATCGCGGATCGGCCCGGCGCTGGCGATCGCGATCGCCGCGTTCGTGATCGGCCTGGGGCTGATGGCCTATGCGGTGCGCAACACGCCGGGCTTCTTCGCGCGCGGCTCGACCGCCGCACCCGCGACTCGCCCCACCCCCGCGCCGACGCCGGTCGCCCCCAGCGCCGATGCGGCGACGCTGGCGCTGCGCGAGGCGACGTTGGCGGCGCAGCTCGCCAATCTGGAGGCGCGTGCGGCGCGCACCGATGCGGACACCGCCGACGCGGCGGTGAATGCGGGCAAGGCGGAGGCGATCCTGGTCACCTTCGCCGCGCGCCGCGCGCTGGATCGTGGCGCGGGGCTCGGGTATCTCGAAAACGAATTGCGGCGACGCTTCGGCGCGACGCTGCCGCAGCAGGTCGGCACCGTGCTTCGCGCCGCGCGCCAGCCGGTGACGCTGGAGGACCTGCGCGAAAGCCTGACCACCGCCGCGCCGATGCTGCTGGCGACGCCCAGCGACTGGTGGAGCGGGATCGGCAGCGAGTTGCGCAACCTGGTGGTGATCCACCGCGCCGACACGCCTTCCCCGCTGCCGTCCGACCGGCTGGCGCGCGCGCGCCGGCAGCTCGACAACGGCAATGTCGAGACGGCGCTGGCCGAAGTCGAGCGGCTGCCGGGCGCGAAGGACGCCGCGAACTGGACCGCGGCGGCGCGGCGCTGGATCGACGCGCGTGCCGCGCTGGACACCTTGGAGACGGCGGCGATCACCGGCGCGTTCGCCCCACCGCCGGCGCGGCTCGCCGAGCCGGCGAGCGCGCCGACGCCCGCCGCTGCGCCGACCGGCGACGGGTTGTTCTAGGGCCTGTGCCGATCGACGCTCCGCGATAATCGGTATGTGGGCGAGCGGCAGCCGGACCGGCTGATCGGTAAGAGCCGGCGGTCGCTTCATACATCGAATATCGATTGGGCACGCGATCGGTGCAGCAGCCCGCCGCGCCTTTCGTCGTTGCGAGTTTAGCGGCGCAATACAGTACCTGATCAGGGCGTTCTGGATCGCTTCGCTACGCTTGCGATGACGTCGCTGACTGGACCGCGGCCGGCTCGCTGGGCCGACAAGCGTGGCGACGCAGGCTGCTGCGCCGACCGGCAACCGGTTGTCCTTGGGCCGAACAGCGTCTCGGGACGATTGGTATCCGGGCGAGCTGGACTGGCTGGCCCGGACGAGACATCTGCCGGGCGTGCCATCCGTGCAGCAGCACGCCGCCCTTTCGTAACTGCGAGCTTGGCGACGCAACTTGGTGTCTGATCGGGACGCGCTGAATCGCTTCGGTGCGCTCGCGGTGACGTCGGTGCCATCCGGCAACGGCTCAGGCTCGTTCCGAGCCGCGCGTTGGGCCTTTGCTCAGCCTTGCGCCAGCGCCGCCGCGATCAGCGTACGGGTATTGGCGATGCCGTAGAGGCGGATGAAGCTTCCCATCCGCGGACCCTGGCTCGAACCAAGCAACGTCTCGTAGAGCGCCTTGAACCAGTCGCGCAGCTCCACGAAGCCGCCGGTCTTGCCGATCTCGTAGACGATGTTCTGGATATCTTCGGCGCTTGCCTCCTCCGGCAGCGCGGCAAGCTCGGCGTCCAGCCGTTCCAGCGCGGCCACCTCGACGCCCTCGGGCGCACGGCGCTGCAGCGTCGGGGCGACATGATCGCGGTGATAGGCCAGCGCGTGGCCGATCAGCCGGTCCAGTTCCGGGTAGGCGGCGGGCGTCGCGTCGGCGACATAGTTCGCCAGATACGCCCACACCTGCTCGCGGGTCGCGCCTTCGCCCATCACGCCGACCAGGTTGAGCAG
The genomic region above belongs to Sphingomonas phyllosphaerae 5.2 and contains:
- the hemC gene encoding hydroxymethylbilane synthase — encoded protein: MFRLGTRGSPLALTQAGMVRDALMAAHGWADVEIVVIRTTGDRVQDRALAEIGGKALWTKELDRALLAGEVDACVHSMKDVETLRPDAIAIAATLPRADVRDRLIGAASIAALPDGATIGTSSPRRAAQLRRLRPDVSAVLFRGNVDTRLGKLAAGEVDATLLAAAGLERLGRHDTGVAIPLDVMLPAPAQGAVGVETLVDGMARAQVAAIDHAPTHRAIAAERALLAGLRADCHSPVAALAVVEDDALLLRAQLLTAGGEEAVDGAARGADPVALGARLAEELLARASPAIRSLFG
- a CDS encoding uroporphyrinogen-III synthase, with protein sequence MTSRRALVLRPAPGNARTCAALAAAGVEAVALPLFAVAPVAWTPPDPGRYDALLLTSAQAVRHAGAGIAGLAGLPVVAVGAATAAAARAAGLTVALVGTADAAAIVAQAAAFPRLLHLAGRDRVAQPGVDTLTVYASEALPVDATAIAAAVDAVVLLHSVRAATRFGALTVELSRTRVRIAALSAAIAAAAGAGWACVAVAPQPGDAALVQTAVRLAIDH